The Bacteroidota bacterium DNA segment CGCAATGCATTGGATAATGTGAATCAGCAATTAATTTCTGCAAAAACTTCTGCCGATCATTTTGCAAAAACAATAGAAGATATAAAAATAGAAAAAGCAAAAACAGAATCTGCATTGTTATCTGCATCTGGTGAAATTCAACAATTGCAAATTGAAATAGCTGCTTTCCGAGAAAGATATATTTCTCTTGAAGAAAAAGAAAAAGCATTGAAAGAAGAAATGGAATCCATTGGTAAAAAATTCAGCGATCAGTTTGAAGTATTAGCAAATAAAATTTTGGAAGAAAGAGTGAAAAGTTTACAAAAGCAAATTCAGATAATCTAAAACTGTTGCTTGATCCATTGGGATTGGATATTAAAAATTTCAAACAAAAAGTAGAGGAAGTTTATATCAATGAAAGAAAGAAAGATTTTCATTAAAAATGAAATCAATAAACTGAATGCATTAAATATTAAACTCAGCGATGATGCACATAACTTAACCAAAGCACTAAAAGGTGATACAAAAACACAAGGCGATTGGGGAGA contains these protein-coding regions:
- the rmuC gene encoding DNA recombination protein RmuC, which gives rise to MKERKIFIKNEINKLNALNIKLSDDAHNLTKALKGDTKTQGDWGEIILESILQRSGLTTR